The Mercurialis annua linkage group LG2, ddMerAnnu1.2, whole genome shotgun sequence genome contains a region encoding:
- the LOC126667661 gene encoding IQ domain-containing protein IQM1, translated as MGLSLSLLHSAWEEIVRHSLFQLAYNTCLSPKHVVGVPLRTNSFKKIGTELGMTNSTTTRRSKNSINLKNCKPQNVMLDRNLSFRDLVQDNGFQKDGSIRKPIKTAVSLPEPAILFSPRPVSELDAAAVKLQKVYKSYRTRRNLADCAVVVEELWWKALDFAALKRSSVSFFNLDKPETAVSRWARARTRAAKVGKGLSKDEKAQKLALQHWLEAIDPRHRYGHNLHLYYDVWFRSESTQPFFYWLDVGDGKEVNLEKCPRTTLQRQCIKYLGPKEREAYEVIVENGKLIYKQSGDPVETIEGSKWIFVLSTTRGLYVGQKKKGVFQHSSFLSGGATTAAGRLVAHNGVLEAIWPYSGHYHPTEENFREFISFLKEHNVDLTNVKRFAIDDDTYSSVIPQEEHITTVGSTDTRQSITANNSDADLSSKDKPITTVDKNPQQEENIKLKNENVKANIFEWRPEHLSCLWTTGAGPRIGCVRDYPIELQSRALEQVNLSPRVPPGSLSNYGPVPSPRPSPQVRVSPRLAYMGIPSPRTPISVSN; from the exons ATGGGTTTATCGCTTTCTTTACTTCACTCAGCCTGGGAAGAAATCGTCCGACACAGCCTTTTTCAGTTAGCATACAACACTTGTTTAAGCCCTAAACATGTCGTCGGAGTTCCCTTAAGAACAAACAGCTTCAAGAAAATTGGCACAGAACTTGGAATGACCAATTCAACAACGACAAGAAGAAGCAAAAACTCGATTAACTTAAAGAATTGCAAGCCTCAAAATGTCATGCTCGACAGGAATTTGTCGTTCAGAGATCTAGTACAAGATAATGGTTTTCAAAAAGACGGTTCGATACGAAAGCCGATAAAGACGGCGGTTTCGCTACCGGAACCGGCCATTTTGTTCTCTCCGAGACCGGTCAGTGAGCTTGATGCTGCTGCTGTTAAGCTTCAGAAGGTTTATAAGAGTTATAGGACTAGAAGAAATCTTGCAGATTGTGCTGTTGTTGTTGAGGAGCTCTG GTGGAAGGCGTTAGATTTTGCAGCTTTGAAGAGGAGTTCAGTGTCGTTTTTTAATCTTGATAAACCTGAAACTGCCGTTTCAAGGTGGGCAAGGGCTAGAACTAGAGCGGCTAAAGTTGGTAAAGGTTTATCTAAAGATGAGAAAGCTCAAAAATTAGCCTTACAACACTGGCTTGAAGCT ATTGATCCTAGACATAGGTACGGTCACAATTTGCACTTGTACTATGATGTTTGGTTCAGAAGTGAGAGCACTCAACCTTTCTTCTACTG GTTGGATGTCGGCGATGGCAAAGAAGTAAATCTTGAGAAATGTCCAAGAACTACTCTTCAACGCCAATGCATCAAATATCTTGGACCA AAAGAAAGAGAAGCATATGAAGTAATAGTTGAAAATGGGAAGCTTATTTACAAACAGAGTGGAGACCCTGTGGAAACAAttgaaggatcaaaatggatATTTGTACTTAGCACAACAAGAGGTTTATATGTTGGCCAAAAGAAAAAGGGTGTGTTTCAGCACTCTAGCTTTTTATCCGGTGGCGCCACCACGGCGGCCGGAAGATTAGTTGCTCATAATGGCGTTCTTGAGGCTATTTGGCCTTACAGTGGTCATTATCACCCAACTGAAGAGAATTTCAGGGAATTTATCAGCTTTCTTAAAGAACACAATGTTGATCTCACCAATGTTAAG AGATTTGCAATTGATGATGACACTTATTCATCTGTTATACCTCAAGAGGAACATATCACAACTGTGGGTTCAACTGACACGCGTCAATCCATTACTGCAAACAATTCTGATGCAGATTTATCCAGCAAGGATAAACCAATCACAACCGTTGATAAAAATCCACAACAAGAAGAGAACATCAAACTTAAGAATGAGAATGTGAAGGCAAATATATTTGAGTGGAGGCCTGAACATTTAAGCTGCCTATGGACCACAGGAGCAGGACCCAGGATTGGGTGCGTACGAGACTACCCTATTGAGCTGCAATCAAGGGCATTAGAGCAGGTTAACCTATCTCCTCGAGTGCCACCTGGCTCTTTAAGCAACTACGGTCCGGTTCCTTCTCCAAGACCTAGCCCACAAGTTAGGGTTTCACCTAGACTTGCATACATGGGAATCCCTAGTCCAAGAACCCCAATCTCTGTCTCTAACTAG
- the LOC126667668 gene encoding EPIDERMAL PATTERNING FACTOR-like protein 3, producing MKRRLWYLIIATLQIITWYSVSHEAVPQTVHIPHFPHSVAAADDDDGKTQIRNEQTYRGLSRLGSRPPICVRKCGGCLPCNAIQIPATTDRKTVQYANYEPEGWKCKCGTAFFNP from the exons atgaaaagaagACTATGGTATCTTATAATAGCGACTCTGCAGATAATCACTTGGTATTCTGTATCACATGAAGCTGTTCCTCAGACAGTCCACATCCCACATTTTCCTCACTCTGTTGCTGCtgctgatgatgatgatggcaAAACTCAG ATTCGTAACGAACAGACATATAGAGGGTTAAGCAGACTTGGATCGAGACCGCCAATTTGTGTGCGTAAATGTGGAGGATGCTTGCCTTGTAATGCCATTCAAATACCGGCAACTACAGATCGTAAAACTGTGCAGTATGCTAATTATGAACCTGAAGGATGGAAATGCAAATGTGGCACTGCCTTTTTTAATCCTTGA